The Polypterus senegalus isolate Bchr_013 chromosome 9, ASM1683550v1, whole genome shotgun sequence genome includes a window with the following:
- the LOC120535740 gene encoding calcium-dependent serine proteinase-like: MPSLHFPLLYPPLSFLLSRLKSNALHGTSLMLLLAYPVMRILVQLICLSCPVPLALAFIAGDISSPLFPDVYPPGKVIKWNLTVPPGFLMRLQFQVFDLAFSQNCQGDNVALLDGERLMQKLCGNATTWNHIPRQREFVAATMNVIFTSVTEWTADHQGFYALYEAIDADECAQDSSLCEMHCMNYIGGYYCFCSYGYELNADKRTCKVVDCGPFPEISSAEVVYLSQNKSTTFGMRVQLFCAEPYYEPYKQGIFTCEADGIWRNEEGSNEVSSCIAVCGRPINPPLQFQRIFGGRLAARGNFPWQVYFHSPRGGGILISDQWIMTAANMLREDHFELFAGIVDISEEGLANAIKLQIADKFIHPNYTYAEKGEMQYNYNNDIALLKLTEKVKVGQFLSPICLLQDASDTELENGKLGYISGWGLTEKRKLSNDLRYAEVPVVNMDMCKNVPIRQKWVKKENFVFTPNMFCAGAYGLDNCHGDGGGAFAILNDQDRFFVEGIVSWGFKCGTYSVYTKVVNYLEWITKTMSEN, encoded by the exons gatTTTGGTGCAGCTGATCTGTCTTTCCTGTCCTGTTCCCCTAGCCCTTGCTTTCATTGCTGGTGATATTTCTAGCCCACTTTTCCCAGATGTGTACCCACCAGGGAAAGTCATCAAATGGAATCTTACCGTGCCTCCAGGATTCTTGATGCGGCTACAGTTTCAAGTCTTTGATCTTGCATTTTCACAGAACTGCCAAGGGGACAATGTTGCA CTGTTGGATGGTGAGAGACTTATGCAGAAGCTCTGTGGCAATGCAACTACATGGAACCATATCCCAAGACAGAGAGAGTTTGTGGCAGCAACGATGAATGTGATATTTACATCAGTTACTGAGTGGACTGCAGACCATCAGGGGTTTTATGCTCTTTATGAAGCAATAG ATGCAGACGAGTGTGCTCAGGACAGCAGCCTTTGTGAAATGCACTGTATGAATTATATTGGGGGCTATTACTGCTTCTGCAGCTATGGGTATGAACTGAATGCTGACAAGAGGACGTGCAAGG TTGTAGATTGTGGACCGTTTCCAGAAATTAGCAGCGCTGAAGTAGTTTACCTAtctcaaaacaaatcaacaactTTTGGCATGCGGGTGCAGCTCTTCTGTGCTGAGCCTTATTATGAACCCTATAAACAAG GCATTTTTACCTGTGAGGCAGATGGTATATGGAGAAATGAAGAAGGAAGCAATGAGGTCTCATCATGCATCGCAG TGTGTGGGAGGCCTATAAACCCACCGTTACAATTCCAGAGGATATTTGGAGGGAGACTAGCAGCTAGAGGCAACTTCCCATGGCAAGTATACTTTCACAGTCCGCGAGGAGGAGGCATTCTTATTTCAGATCAATGGATAATGACAGCTGCAAATATGCTACGAGAagatcattttgaattatttgctGGTATAGTTGATATTTCAGAAGAAGGTTTGGCCAATGCGATTAAACTACAAATTGCAGACAAATTTATTCACCCTAATTACACCTATGCTGAGAAGGGTGAGATGCAATATAACTATAACAATGATATTGCTTTGCTTAAGCTAACAGAGAAGGTCAAAGTTGGACAGTTTCTATCCCCTATATGTCTTCTGCAGGATGCATCTGACACTGAGCTGGAAAATGGGAAACTGGGATATATTTCAGGGTGGGGACTTACTGAAAAACGAAaattatcaaatgatctgagataTGCTGAGGTACCAGTTGTTAATATGGACATGTGTAAAAATGTACCAATTCGACAAAAGTGggtgaagaaagaaaactttGTGTTTACACCAAATATGTTTTGTGCTGGAGCATATGGTTTAGACAATTGCCATGGAGATGGAGGAGGAGCATTTGCAATTCTGAATGACCAAGATCGTTTTTTTGTTGAAGGCATTGTATCTTGGGGTTTCAAATGTGGCACATATAGTGTCTACACAAAAGTGGTGAACTATTTAGAATGGATCACTAAAACTATGTCTGAGAATTAG